One genomic segment of Salinigranum rubrum includes these proteins:
- the gpmI gene encoding 2,3-bisphosphoglycerate-independent phosphoglycerate mutase, whose translation MQAALVILDGWGLGDHDRRDAVKAASTPNFDRFADAGAYTTLDVSGRRVGLPVGQMGNSEVGHLNIGAGRVVKQAYTRIEDSIAEGTFAENDALATAFDHADETGGRVHFMGLVSDGGVHSEQGHLHALVDIAAERGIEAVTHAFMDGRDTDPHGGRHYLADLEAHVADRGTGDVATVSGRYYAMDRDQNWERTRRAYDAIVEREAEHTALTAVEAVEASYDRGDTDEFVEPTLVEGGPALEDGDAVIFFNFRPDRARQLVRMLADVDPVWAFETSPPDIELVTMTEYDQTFDFPVAFPPNEPTDTLGEVLSKSGKTQLRLAESEKYAHVTYFLNGGREVEFEGEIREIIESPDVPTYDLQPAMSAEAVTDAAIETIESEDPDVLVLNYANPDMVGHTGDFDAAVAAVEAVDSQLGRLVDAVQKAGGHVLVTADHGNADDMGTPEEPHTAHTTNPVPLVYLAPDGTAGGRSLKPDGSLCDLAPTLLELVGVDQPATMTGQSLLD comes from the coding sequence ATGCAGGCAGCGCTCGTTATCCTCGACGGCTGGGGGCTCGGCGACCACGACCGACGCGACGCGGTGAAGGCGGCGTCGACGCCGAACTTCGACCGCTTCGCCGACGCCGGCGCGTACACGACGCTCGACGTCTCCGGGCGGCGGGTCGGCCTCCCCGTGGGACAGATGGGCAACAGCGAGGTCGGCCATCTCAACATCGGGGCCGGTCGCGTCGTCAAGCAGGCGTACACCCGCATCGAGGACTCCATCGCCGAGGGCACCTTCGCCGAGAACGACGCGCTCGCGACGGCGTTCGACCACGCCGACGAGACCGGGGGACGGGTGCACTTCATGGGCCTCGTCTCCGACGGCGGCGTCCACTCCGAGCAGGGCCACCTCCACGCGCTCGTCGACATCGCCGCCGAGCGGGGAATCGAGGCCGTCACCCACGCGTTCATGGACGGCCGCGACACCGACCCACACGGCGGGAGACACTACCTCGCGGACCTCGAAGCCCACGTCGCCGACCGCGGGACCGGCGACGTCGCCACGGTCTCCGGGCGATACTACGCGATGGACCGCGACCAGAACTGGGAGCGGACGAGACGCGCGTACGACGCCATCGTCGAGCGCGAGGCCGAACACACCGCTCTCACGGCGGTCGAGGCGGTCGAGGCGTCGTACGACCGCGGCGACACCGACGAGTTCGTCGAGCCCACGCTCGTCGAGGGCGGACCCGCGCTGGAAGACGGCGACGCGGTGATCTTCTTCAACTTCCGCCCGGACCGCGCGCGCCAGTTAGTGCGCATGCTCGCCGACGTCGACCCCGTCTGGGCGTTCGAGACCTCGCCCCCCGACATCGAACTCGTCACGATGACCGAGTACGACCAGACGTTCGACTTCCCCGTCGCCTTCCCGCCGAACGAGCCCACAGACACACTCGGTGAGGTGCTCTCGAAGTCGGGGAAGACCCAGCTCCGACTCGCCGAATCCGAGAAGTACGCCCACGTCACCTACTTCCTCAACGGGGGGCGCGAGGTGGAGTTCGAGGGCGAGATTCGAGAGATCATCGAGTCGCCGGACGTCCCGACCTACGACCTCCAGCCCGCGATGAGCGCCGAGGCGGTCACCGACGCGGCCATCGAGACCATCGAGTCCGAGGACCCCGACGTGCTCGTGTTGAACTACGCGAACCCCGACATGGTCGGCCACACCGGTGACTTCGACGCGGCTGTCGCCGCCGTCGAGGCGGTCGACTCCCAGCTCGGACGGCTCGTCGACGCGGTTCAGAAGGCGGGCGGGCACGTCCTCGTCACGGCCGACCACGGCAACGCCGACGACATGGGTACCCCCGAAGAACCGCACACGGCGCACACGACCAACCCGGTTCCCTTGGTGTATCTGGCCCCCGACGGCACCGCGGGTGGACGCTCGTTGAAGCCGGACGGGTCGCTCTGTGACCTCGCGCCGACCCTCCTCGAACTCGTCGGCGTCGACCAGCCGGCGACGATGACGGGTCAGTCGCTGCTGGACTAA
- a CDS encoding metalloregulator ArsR/SmtB family transcription factor, producing MDSAVLLDLLGNENRRRILQLLAHKPCYVTEISEYLGVSPKAVIDHLRKLEEAGLVESRTDDQRRKYFHISRDIRLEVNVSRYGFGAKSAYPASPSLDMSGRCPHISIDVPSESDDSLGTLARELATLEDLENELSLAQRYVHGRLTDVLDRLNERIGADSDSRFYAEVVAAVATGERTPEAVAREVDAPPAAVERALDALTEQGLLEARGDEWCLAE from the coding sequence ATGGATTCCGCGGTTCTTCTAGATCTCCTCGGGAACGAGAACCGTCGGCGTATCCTCCAGCTTCTCGCGCACAAGCCCTGTTACGTGACCGAGATAAGCGAGTACCTCGGCGTCTCGCCGAAGGCGGTCATCGACCACCTCCGCAAACTCGAAGAGGCCGGACTCGTCGAGTCGCGGACGGACGACCAGCGGCGGAAGTACTTCCACATCTCCCGTGACATCCGTCTGGAGGTGAACGTCTCGCGGTACGGCTTCGGCGCCAAGAGCGCCTATCCGGCGAGTCCGAGCCTCGATATGTCCGGGCGCTGCCCGCACATCTCCATCGACGTTCCGAGCGAGTCGGACGACTCGCTCGGCACCCTCGCGCGCGAACTCGCGACGCTCGAGGACCTCGAAAACGAACTCTCGCTCGCCCAGCGGTACGTCCACGGCCGCCTCACCGACGTACTCGACCGACTCAACGAGCGCATCGGGGCGGACTCGGACTCGCGCTTTTACGCCGAAGTGGTCGCGGCCGTCGCCACGGGCGAGCGGACCCCAGAGGCCGTCGCGCGCGAGGTGGACGCGCCGCCGGCGGCGGTCGAGCGCGCGCTCGACGCGCTCACCGAACAGGGCCTCCTCGAAGCGCGTGGCGACGAGTGGTGCCTCGCCGAGTGA
- a CDS encoding ABC transporter ATP-binding protein, giving the protein MLLEARDVTRRYDVGAEIVTALSHVDFRVEPGEFVACVGPSGSGKSTLLNVLGLLDTPTEGSVLVDDVDTGTLSDAERTALRRETIGFIFQSFYLIPTLTARENVALPRLFVGSAAERNRRAVDLLTRFGLGDRTEHRPPQLSGGQQQRVAIARSLINEPGVLLADEPTGNLDQATGRQILREFQDITEEGVSVVAVTHDRLVTDHADRVVELVDGRLGASSRETQHVS; this is encoded by the coding sequence GTGCTGCTTGAGGCGCGCGACGTCACCCGGCGGTACGACGTGGGCGCGGAGATCGTGACCGCGCTCTCGCACGTCGACTTCCGTGTCGAACCCGGCGAGTTCGTCGCGTGCGTCGGCCCGTCGGGGTCGGGGAAGTCGACGCTCCTGAACGTCCTCGGTCTCCTCGATACACCCACCGAGGGGTCGGTCCTCGTCGACGACGTCGACACCGGGACGCTCTCGGACGCCGAGCGAACCGCGCTCAGACGCGAGACCATCGGGTTCATCTTCCAGAGCTTCTACCTCATCCCGACGCTGACGGCCCGCGAGAACGTCGCGCTCCCGCGGCTGTTCGTCGGCTCCGCCGCCGAGCGCAACCGCCGGGCGGTCGACCTCCTGACGCGGTTCGGCCTCGGCGACCGGACCGAACACCGGCCGCCGCAGCTGAGCGGCGGACAGCAACAGCGCGTCGCCATCGCGCGGTCGCTCATCAACGAACCGGGCGTCCTGCTCGCCGACGAGCCGACGGGGAACCTCGACCAGGCGACCGGTCGACAGATCCTCCGGGAGTTCCAGGACATCACCGAGGAGGGCGTCAGCGTCGTCGCCGTCACGCACGACCGGCTCGTGACCGACCACGCCGACCGCGTCGTCGAACTCGTCGACGGACGGCTCGGCGCGTCCTCACGGGAGACACAGCATGTCTCGTGA
- a CDS encoding TIGR03557 family F420-dependent LLM class oxidoreductase: MSRIGYTLSSEEFGPNELVELASCAEATGFDFLSVSDHFHPWLEAQGESPFVWSTLGGVAQATDDIDVGVGVTCPTFRIHPVNVAHAVATVASMFEDRRVYFGVGTGELLNEHVTGEHWPTHRVRLEMLREAVEIIRQLWEPGQTSFHGTHYTVENARIFTRPDEFPPICVSAFGERTARAAAEFGDGFWSVGPQGDLLDAYRENDGDGESITQIHVCYAETEDEAVRTAHEYWANSALPGELAQVLPTTAHFEQATETVTEADVREGSILTDPDPESHIENIRSCFDAGYDTVYVHQIGEDQASFFEFYEEEVLPAFD; this comes from the coding sequence ATGAGCCGGATCGGCTACACGCTTTCGAGCGAGGAGTTCGGCCCGAACGAACTGGTGGAGTTGGCTTCGTGCGCCGAGGCGACCGGGTTCGACTTCCTCAGCGTCTCCGACCACTTCCACCCGTGGCTCGAAGCCCAGGGCGAGTCGCCGTTCGTCTGGAGCACCCTCGGCGGCGTCGCACAGGCCACGGACGACATCGACGTCGGCGTCGGCGTCACCTGTCCGACGTTCCGCATCCATCCGGTGAACGTCGCGCACGCGGTGGCGACCGTCGCGTCGATGTTCGAAGACCGCCGCGTTTACTTCGGCGTCGGCACCGGCGAACTGCTGAACGAACACGTCACCGGCGAGCACTGGCCGACCCACCGCGTCAGACTGGAGATGCTCCGCGAGGCGGTCGAGATCATCCGACAGCTGTGGGAACCCGGGCAGACGAGTTTCCATGGTACTCACTACACGGTCGAGAACGCTCGGATATTCACCCGCCCCGACGAGTTTCCCCCCATCTGCGTGTCGGCGTTCGGCGAGCGGACCGCACGGGCGGCCGCCGAGTTCGGCGACGGGTTCTGGTCGGTCGGGCCGCAGGGGGACCTCCTCGACGCCTATCGAGAGAACGACGGCGACGGGGAGTCCATCACGCAGATTCACGTCTGCTACGCCGAGACGGAGGACGAGGCCGTCCGGACCGCCCACGAGTACTGGGCGAACTCGGCGCTCCCGGGCGAACTCGCACAGGTCTTACCGACGACGGCGCACTTCGAGCAGGCGACCGAGACGGTCACGGAAGCGGACGTCCGCGAGGGGTCGATACTCACCGACCCCGACCCGGAGTCCCACATCGAGAACATCCGGTCGTGTTTCGACGCCGGCTACGACACGGTGTACGTCCACCAGATCGGCGAGGACCAGGCGTCGTTCTTCGAGTTCTACGAGGAGGAGGTCCTCCCGGCGTTCGACTGA
- a CDS encoding DUF7115 domain-containing protein: MSHPDIVESALGDESVAARVSLGDDFLFVTPTRTLVYRADSLLSDESIEEFPHGAERIDVSAGRRKATITLDYGLDGERSFTVPAKALDRALHPVLAGTLNASGVTDPGETVKETFRFSELTLVITSDRLVKHVGGAVWDEDFEEYHFSDVTDFAVEEGSVATTLVLTHDGRQERFKAPAERSREVSERLTDVLLAYHDVDSLETLRERFAVDEEESPSATMSFGEGPTPLSANPSELAESAKNATRHDDGGETGDVDNASVASAVDDTAATETEDASRTIEPLDAMDAAAAEGSTEPSEASAESDEADTIGTGDLLGPVDTAPPEPESVTSESDADEADEQLTALVAEVEALREAVEAQNERIAEQEELLKRLIAELRQRL; this comes from the coding sequence ATGTCACACCCGGACATCGTCGAGTCGGCGCTCGGCGACGAGTCGGTCGCCGCGCGCGTCTCCCTCGGCGACGATTTCCTGTTCGTCACGCCGACGCGGACGCTCGTCTACCGCGCCGACTCGCTCCTCTCGGACGAATCGATCGAGGAGTTCCCCCACGGCGCCGAGCGCATCGACGTCTCCGCCGGGCGCCGCAAGGCGACGATTACACTCGACTACGGACTCGACGGCGAGCGCTCCTTCACCGTCCCGGCGAAGGCGCTCGACCGCGCCTTACATCCAGTGCTCGCCGGCACGCTCAACGCATCCGGCGTCACCGACCCCGGCGAGACGGTGAAGGAGACGTTCCGCTTCTCCGAGTTGACGCTCGTCATCACGAGCGACCGCCTCGTGAAACACGTCGGCGGCGCGGTGTGGGACGAGGACTTCGAGGAGTACCACTTCTCGGACGTCACCGACTTCGCCGTCGAGGAGGGGAGCGTCGCGACGACGCTCGTGCTCACCCACGACGGCCGACAGGAACGGTTCAAGGCGCCGGCCGAGCGCTCTCGCGAGGTCAGCGAACGACTCACCGACGTGCTCCTCGCGTACCACGACGTCGACAGCCTCGAAACCCTTCGCGAGCGGTTCGCCGTCGACGAGGAGGAGTCGCCCTCGGCCACGATGTCGTTCGGGGAGGGGCCGACGCCGCTGTCGGCGAACCCGAGCGAACTCGCCGAGTCGGCGAAAAACGCGACCCGACACGACGACGGCGGAGAGACCGGCGACGTCGACAACGCGTCCGTGGCGAGCGCGGTGGACGACACCGCAGCGACCGAGACGGAGGACGCAAGCCGAACCATCGAGCCGCTGGACGCGATGGACGCTGCGGCGGCCGAGGGGTCGACGGAGCCGTCGGAGGCCTCGGCCGAGTCGGACGAGGCCGACACCATCGGGACGGGCGACCTCCTCGGACCGGTCGACACCGCCCCGCCCGAGCCGGAGTCGGTGACGTCCGAGAGCGACGCAGACGAAGCGGACGAGCAGCTCACGGCGCTCGTCGCCGAAGTGGAGGCGCTTCGAGAGGCCGTCGAGGCACAGAACGAACGCATCGCCGAGCAAGAAGAGCTCCTCAAGCGACTCATCGCCGAACTCCGTCAGCGGCTCTGA
- a CDS encoding TVP38/TMEM64 family protein — translation MRRSRFLFGLLVLGVLAAAVLVAPGPALRWLTWLAADPIRFGLALFVVALARPLVAWPTTLLAVGAGYGYGFVGVPYALALIVLTSVPPFLVARRFGRESRAASAGERVVREAGDLRSVVASRLLPAPSDVVSVAAGVSGVSLSTFALGTAIGELPWALVGVLAGSSLDTLTEASLAAVDWRLVAACALASVLLLAGPLYRVAVGREDPVVGVDAE, via the coding sequence ATGCGACGGTCACGGTTCCTCTTCGGACTCCTCGTTCTCGGCGTCCTCGCCGCGGCCGTCCTCGTCGCGCCCGGCCCCGCTCTCCGGTGGCTGACGTGGCTCGCGGCCGACCCGATTCGCTTCGGCCTCGCGCTCTTCGTCGTCGCGCTCGCTCGACCGCTTGTCGCCTGGCCGACGACGCTGCTCGCCGTCGGTGCCGGCTACGGGTATGGGTTCGTCGGAGTCCCCTACGCGCTCGCGCTCATCGTCCTCACGAGCGTCCCGCCGTTCCTCGTCGCCCGGCGGTTCGGCCGGGAGTCGCGGGCGGCGAGCGCGGGCGAGCGCGTCGTCCGCGAGGCGGGTGACCTCCGGAGCGTCGTCGCCTCCCGGCTCCTGCCCGCGCCGTCGGACGTCGTCTCGGTCGCCGCGGGCGTCTCGGGCGTCTCCCTCTCGACGTTCGCTCTCGGCACGGCCATCGGCGAACTCCCGTGGGCGCTCGTCGGCGTCCTCGCGGGGTCGTCGCTCGACACGCTGACCGAAGCGTCGCTCGCCGCGGTCGACTGGCGACTCGTCGCGGCGTGTGCGCTCGCAAGCGTGCTGCTCCTCGCCGGCCCGCTGTATCGCGTGGCCGTCGGGCGCGAGGACCCGGTTGTCGGCGTCGACGCCGAGTGA
- a CDS encoding ABC transporter permease produces the protein MSREGQRISPEGDADASAGTGTFADRFPVLSLAARNLTRTKTRSLLAALGIAIGVIAIASLGMFGSAFQRAQMENIGQIGNDVVVAPGEDLGRQNFTETQLREIRRAAGGAELVAVKRDSREVTYRGETQNRTVYGLADPGSLYDIREGFIPDQWRDGAVVGDELAADEGIRAGEALTVDGQTFRVVAVLDGAGQASIVNPDNAVLLPPDRFDENTYAQVVVLSASTAEANETAMRIRETMNDRQERVQVFEFGQIAEQIDQLFLQLNLFLVGIGAVSLVVAGTSILNVMLMSTVERREEIGVLRAVGFEKRSVLRILLTEAGILGLIGGTVGAVVSFLVGMGVNSLFLGDPLAFDTLSVFYLTVAFAFGVGSSLVSGAYPAWKAATLDPVRALRGN, from the coding sequence ATGTCTCGTGAGGGACAGCGCATATCTCCCGAGGGGGACGCCGACGCGTCGGCGGGAACGGGGACGTTCGCCGACCGCTTCCCCGTCCTCTCGCTGGCGGCGCGCAACCTCACGCGGACGAAGACCCGCTCGCTGCTCGCGGCGCTCGGCATCGCCATCGGCGTCATCGCCATCGCCTCGCTCGGCATGTTCGGCTCCGCGTTCCAGCGGGCGCAGATGGAGAACATCGGACAGATCGGCAACGACGTGGTGGTCGCCCCCGGCGAGGACCTCGGGAGACAGAACTTCACCGAGACGCAGTTGCGCGAGATACGGCGGGCGGCCGGCGGCGCCGAACTCGTCGCCGTCAAACGCGACAGCCGGGAGGTGACCTACCGTGGGGAGACCCAGAACCGAACGGTGTACGGCCTGGCCGATCCGGGCTCGCTGTACGACATCCGGGAGGGGTTCATCCCCGACCAGTGGCGCGATGGAGCGGTCGTCGGGGACGAACTCGCGGCCGACGAGGGCATCCGCGCGGGAGAGGCGCTGACGGTCGACGGGCAGACGTTCCGTGTCGTGGCGGTGCTCGACGGGGCGGGGCAGGCCTCGATCGTCAACCCCGACAACGCCGTACTCTTGCCGCCGGACCGGTTCGACGAGAACACCTACGCGCAGGTCGTCGTGCTCTCGGCATCGACAGCCGAGGCGAACGAGACGGCGATGCGCATCCGGGAGACGATGAACGACCGCCAAGAGCGCGTCCAGGTGTTCGAGTTCGGTCAGATCGCCGAGCAGATCGACCAGCTCTTCCTCCAGTTGAACCTCTTTCTCGTCGGCATCGGCGCGGTGTCGCTCGTCGTCGCCGGGACGAGCATCCTCAACGTGATGCTCATGTCGACGGTCGAGCGACGCGAGGAGATCGGCGTCCTCCGGGCGGTGGGCTTCGAGAAGCGCTCGGTCCTGCGCATCCTCCTGACCGAGGCGGGCATCCTCGGCCTCATCGGCGGCACCGTCGGCGCCGTCGTGAGCTTCCTCGTCGGAATGGGCGTCAACAGCCTCTTTTTAGGAGACCCGCTGGCGTTCGACACGCTCAGCGTCTTCTACCTCACGGTCGCGTTCGCCTTCGGTGTCGGGTCGAGCCTCGTCTCGGGCGCGTACCCCGCGTGGAAGGCCGCGACGCTTGACCCCGTGCGGGCGCTGCGGGGGAACTGA
- a CDS encoding DUF5830 family protein translates to MTERTDRVELALDLLAHLETDELTLADVVDRIETVTTDPSLTREILDAAEMRGVIDRDGARVRTRRGGTFVRFESQVVVREGEFECRRCGAGLSTGHFVRFDSGELGPFGSSCVRKVLGRE, encoded by the coding sequence GTGACCGAGCGCACAGACCGGGTCGAACTCGCGCTCGACCTCCTCGCGCACCTCGAAACCGACGAACTCACCCTCGCGGACGTGGTCGACCGCATCGAGACGGTGACGACCGACCCCTCGCTCACGCGCGAGATACTCGACGCAGCCGAGATGCGCGGCGTCATCGACCGCGACGGCGCGCGAGTCCGGACCCGCCGCGGGGGAACGTTCGTCCGGTTCGAGAGTCAGGTCGTGGTCCGCGAAGGAGAGTTCGAGTGCCGCCGCTGTGGGGCGGGGCTCTCGACGGGGCACTTCGTCCGGTTCGACTCGGGCGAACTCGGACCGTTCGGCTCCTCGTGTGTTCGAAAAGTGCTCGGACGGGAGTGA
- a CDS encoding COG1361 family protein — protein sequence MSPRRRSAAGAAAFAIVLLLCGVATVTPPTAAQSSSVVVTNATHTPTTPAAGDTFEVRATIRNQAGAAGPFTVNEVAVEVPGGGPGGRTSASDLGVLSPGTSMEVGLSATVDEPGWHQLNVLVYGQTTTGRAVRVAYPVTVQVVEPQRPQIDAEFDDGVVGAESPVDLTVANGLSTGIRNVQVELMGENVRIDRPRRVGSALGSEAEANYTFDVTPTRAGDQRLTARLTYTDASGERRTTEETFRYAVEPLERDVRLDVATVRGGDPAVEVTVVNLGNADVEDVAITGASGDATLSTALVDRVEPRDTETVRLNVTDLAAVGPELTVRAAYEVAGERHEATRTVRGVFVPGRIELTGIEVTQTEAGSVRVTGTASNVGTTDVQAVTVSVRAGDAVGPVDPGAEYFVGAVDASDFASFTLNAQVDAGNETTIPLEVRYLVDGDERTRTVEATYDPPETPERRGSGFPLVGVGVVLALVVAGAFLWRRRRAA from the coding sequence ATGTCCCCGAGACGCCGTTCCGCCGCCGGAGCCGCTGCCTTCGCTATCGTCCTCCTCCTCTGTGGGGTCGCCACGGTCACGCCACCGACCGCCGCGCAGTCCTCCTCAGTCGTCGTGACGAACGCGACACACACGCCGACCACACCCGCCGCCGGCGACACCTTTGAGGTCCGCGCGACCATCCGAAACCAGGCGGGTGCCGCCGGGCCGTTCACCGTCAACGAGGTCGCCGTCGAGGTCCCCGGCGGCGGACCCGGGGGACGGACGAGCGCGAGCGACCTCGGGGTGCTGTCCCCCGGCACGTCGATGGAGGTCGGTCTGTCCGCGACCGTCGACGAACCCGGCTGGCACCAGCTCAACGTGCTGGTCTACGGACAGACGACGACGGGTCGGGCCGTCCGGGTGGCGTATCCGGTCACCGTTCAGGTCGTCGAACCCCAGCGGCCACAGATCGACGCCGAGTTCGACGACGGCGTCGTCGGAGCCGAGTCGCCGGTGGACCTCACGGTCGCGAACGGGCTCTCGACCGGCATCCGGAACGTCCAGGTGGAGCTGATGGGGGAGAACGTCCGTATCGACCGCCCACGACGCGTCGGGTCGGCGCTCGGAAGCGAGGCGGAGGCGAACTACACGTTCGACGTGACGCCGACGCGAGCGGGCGACCAACGGCTCACCGCGCGGCTCACGTACACCGACGCCAGCGGCGAACGGCGGACCACGGAGGAGACGTTCCGCTACGCCGTCGAACCCTTAGAGCGGGACGTCCGACTCGACGTGGCGACGGTGAGAGGCGGTGACCCCGCCGTCGAGGTGACCGTCGTCAACCTCGGTAACGCGGACGTGGAGGACGTCGCGATCACCGGCGCGAGCGGGGACGCGACGCTCTCGACGGCTCTCGTCGACCGGGTCGAACCGCGAGACACCGAGACCGTCCGGTTGAACGTGACCGACCTCGCCGCGGTCGGTCCCGAACTCACCGTCCGCGCGGCGTACGAGGTCGCCGGCGAGCGTCACGAGGCCACGCGAACGGTGCGCGGGGTGTTCGTCCCGGGACGGATCGAACTCACCGGCATCGAGGTCACACAGACTGAGGCGGGGTCGGTCCGGGTCACCGGCACGGCGAGCAACGTCGGCACGACCGACGTGCAGGCCGTCACCGTCAGCGTCCGCGCCGGCGACGCGGTCGGTCCGGTCGACCCAGGTGCGGAGTACTTCGTCGGGGCCGTCGACGCGAGCGACTTCGCCTCCTTCACGCTGAACGCGCAGGTCGACGCCGGCAACGAGACGACCATCCCGCTCGAAGTGCGCTACCTCGTCGACGGCGACGAGCGCACGCGGACGGTCGAGGCGACGTACGACCCACCGGAGACGCCCGAACGACGCGGCTCCGGGTTCCCGCTGGTGGGCGTCGGCGTCGTCCTCGCGCTCGTCGTCGCCGGCGCGTTCCTCTGGAGGCGTCGCCGTGCTGCTTGA
- a CDS encoding DUF1405 domain-containing protein, protein MATDIVPERYVQEYLGNGPSLVTFIALNASAFLVGVSFYVHSEPSLADLPTFLYPLFGDSPTALALATLSIATLLSNLGRPVREAAVNRPLAYLHTLAFVWLVKYGLWTALALNLRPELYVGFSAAALWDYWGILFTHLGFVIEAFLIPHYGKTTRGALAFALVALLVNDVFDYGFGYHPPLRYEPGLVLPALTVALSVGSVALAARVFDRLDPV, encoded by the coding sequence ATGGCGACGGACATCGTCCCCGAACGCTACGTCCAGGAGTACCTGGGGAACGGCCCCAGCCTCGTGACGTTCATCGCGCTCAACGCCAGCGCCTTCCTCGTCGGCGTGAGCTTCTACGTCCACTCCGAGCCCTCGCTCGCGGACCTCCCCACGTTCCTCTACCCGCTCTTCGGGGACTCCCCGACGGCGCTCGCGCTGGCGACGCTCTCGATCGCGACCCTCCTGTCGAACCTCGGTCGCCCGGTTCGGGAGGCGGCCGTCAACCGCCCGCTGGCGTACCTTCACACCCTCGCGTTCGTCTGGCTCGTCAAGTACGGGCTGTGGACCGCCCTCGCGTTGAACCTCCGGCCCGAGCTGTACGTCGGCTTCTCGGCAGCGGCGCTGTGGGACTACTGGGGCATTCTGTTTACTCATCTTGGCTTCGTCATCGAGGCGTTTCTCATCCCCCACTACGGGAAGACGACGCGCGGCGCGCTCGCGTTCGCGCTCGTCGCACTCCTCGTGAACGACGTGTTCGACTACGGCTTCGGCTACCACCCGCCCCTGCGGTACGAACCCGGCCTCGTCCTCCCGGCGCTCACGGTCGCGCTGTCGGTCGGGTCGGTCGCGCTCGCGGCGCGCGTCTTCGACCGTCTCGACCCGGTCTGA